One Hevea brasiliensis isolate MT/VB/25A 57/8 unplaced genomic scaffold, ASM3005281v1 Scaf260, whole genome shotgun sequence genomic window carries:
- the LOC131168899 gene encoding LOW QUALITY PROTEIN: putative disease resistance protein RGA3 (The sequence of the model RefSeq protein was modified relative to this genomic sequence to represent the inferred CDS: substituted 2 bases at 2 genomic stop codons) — protein sequence MADAILSGVAVEIIKKLGSGVLQETRLRWGVREELEKLRSKVSTIQAVLLDAEQQYSQSHQVKVWVDSLKEAFYDADDLLDEFSTDVLLKQMMTGNKMLKEVRLFFSSSNPFVYGLKMAHKIEKVRSKLDEIAEHKKFHLDKLPEKTFPMNGEREQTHSSLPEAVVGREDDKKKIIDFLLSSSHGENVSIISIVGIGGLGKTTLAQFAYNDETVKSNFELKIWVCISENFDVKIIVEKILESLDGEKPKNLEMNTLKDLLHEKINGKKYLLVLDDLWNEDSEKWFHLKDLLVGGRRGSKIIVTTRLKNVAEMIGSTKTHDLQGLLVDDSWSLFANMAFKQGEVISLDHERIGKEIVAKYAGVPLAIRVIGRLLYFKNTIDEWQHFKEKELPNMNEEGNSIIQTLKLSYNHLPSHLKCCFAYCRLFPKDCKINIPYLVNIWVAQGFIKSSNSEQSLQDRGLKYFKDLSWRSFFQEVEEDALGNLWSCKMHDLMHDLAAQVAGDEIILLNSDVKRVEKNTRYLSIDFEVELXXKVASCLRNVSKMRTFTSLNWSKNMILEKVLNLRGLEIKRVPLSIDKLKHIRLLSLSDNKGIEILPDSIIKLQNLQALFLINCEGLKRLPKHIKKLVNLQTLELHGCVSLTHMPRGIGQLTSLKNLSLFMVAKDNGVSKRSAGLGELRDLNKLGENLEIMNLRYVKNPASEFKAANLKEKQHLQVLRLSWKLGDPYDNNSDSGTDDGENDEEMSLEELRPHLNLKWLIVFGCGRLMFPSWISSLTNLVKLRIDNCKKCQHFPPLDRFPSLKTLGIYNSTDLEYIESGINCDNALFFPSLEKLWLENCPNLKGWRRDTSMPQLLQFHCLDYLEIMSCPNLTSMPLIPSVQKLAFKNASKKSLEDILKMKISVSQSTSSCASISPSQLTSLHIENIEDLEVLPEELLTNLISLRQLYIRYCPRITKVSSALRHLTSLEHLVFLACEELDLSDSEDHSDMPWQYLRSLQELQLRNLNKLASLPKGLQRVPTLRRLLIESCPNLISLPEWMGSLTALQAFGIHECPQLSERCKSKMGADWPKIAHVPNIDIERGCIQVDGIYKL from the exons ATGGCAGACGCAATTCTCTCCGGCGTTGCTGTGGAAATCATTAAGAAGCTGGGTTCTGGAGTCCTTCAAGAGACTAGGCTCAGGTGGGGTGTCAGAGAGGAGCTTGAGAAACTCAGGAGCAAAGTTTCAACGATCCAAGCTGTGCTTCTTGATGCAGAGCAGCAGTATTCGCAGAGTCATCAAGTCAAAGTTTGGGTTGATTCACTAAAAGAAGCATTTTATGATGCAGATGATTTGTTAGATGAGTTCTCCACAGATGTTTTGCTGAAGCAGATGATGACTGGCAATAAAATGTTGAAGGAGGTACGCCTCTTCTTTTCAAGCTCAAACCCATTTGTTTATGGCCTTAAAATGGCTCATAAGATTGAAAAAGTTAGAAGTAAGTTAGATGAGATTGCTGAACATAAGAAGTTTCACTTAGATAAGCTCCCTGAGAAAACATTTCCTATGAATGGGGAAAGAGAGCAAACTCACTCATCTCTACCTGAAGCAGTGGTTGGTAGAGAAGATGATAAGAAGAAAATCATtgattttcttctttcttctagtCATGGGGAGAATGTGTCAATCATTTCCATTGTGGGTATTGGAGGCTTAGGAAAGACAACACTTGCTCAATTTGCATATAATGATGAGACGGTGAAATCAAATTTTGAGCTCAAAATTTGGGTGTGCATTTCTGAAAATTTTGATGTAAAAATAATTGTTGAAAAGATTTTGGAGTCTCTTGATGGTGAGAAGCCTAAAAATCTTGAAATGAATACCTTGAAAGATCTTCTTCATGAGAAGattaatggaaaaaaatatttacttGTTTTGGACGATTTGTGGAATGAGGATTCCGAAAAATGGTTTCACTTGAAAGATTTGTTAGTTGGAGGCAGAAGAGGAAGCAAAATAATAGTGACTACACGTCTTAAAAATGTTGCAGAAATGATAGGATCAACAAAAACACATGATTTACAAGGCCTCCTTGTTGATGATTCGTGGTCTTTATTTGCAAATATGGCTTTTAAACAAGGGGAAGTTATTAGCCTAGACCATGAGAGAATTGGAAAAGAAATTGTGGCAAAATATGCTGGAGTCCCTTTAGCCATAAGAGTAATAGGTcgtttattgtattttaaaaatacaaTAGATGAATGGCAACACTTCAAAGAAAAAGAACTTCCAAATATGAATGAAGAGGGAAATAGTATTATTCAAACTCTTAAATTGAGTTATAATCATCTACCTTCACATTTAAAGTGTTGCTTTGCTTATTGTAGATTATTTCCAAAAGATTGTAAAATTAACATCCCATATTTGGTTAACATTTGGGTGGCACAAGGATTTATTAAATCATCAAATTCAGAACAAAGTCTTCAAGATAGaggtttaaaatattttaaagatCTTTCATGGAGGTCTTTCTTTCAAGAAGTAGAAGAAGATGCGTTGGGCAATTTATGGAGTTGTAAAATGCATGATTTGATGCATGATCTTGCCGCTCAAGTAGCAGGAGATGAAATCATTTTATTAAATTCAGATGTAAAGCGTGTTGAAAAAAACACTCGATATTTGTCAATTGATTTTGAAGTTGAGTTGTGATAAAAAGTCGCAAGTTGCTTACGTAATGTGTCAAAGATGAGAACATTTACATCATTGAATTGGTCAAAAAACATGATATTAGAGAA AGTATTAAATTTGCGTGGTTTGGAAATTAAGAGAGTGCCACTTTCCATTGATAAATTGAAGCACATAAGGCTTCTCAGTCTTTCTGATAACAAAGGCATTGAAATCCTTCCTGATTCCATTATTAAACTCCAAAACCTGCAAGCTCTGTTCCTAATCAACTGTGAAGGGCTTAAACGATTGCCTAAGCACATTAAAAAGTTGGTCAATCTCCAGACCCTTGAACTTCACGGTTGTGTTAGTTTGACTCATATGCCACGTGGGATTGGTCAACTGACTTCCCTTAAGAATTTATCACTATTCATGGTGGCCAAAGATAACGGTGTCTCCAAACGTAGCGCTGGACTTGGTGAATTACGTGACTTGAACAAGCTGGGAGAAAATCTAGAGATCATGAATCTACGGTATGTGAAAAATCCAGCATCTGAATTTAAGGCAGCCAATTTGAAAGAGAAGCAACACCTTCAAGTCTTGAGATTATCATGGAAATTGGGCGATCCCTATGATAATAATAGTGATAGTGGTACAGATGATGGTGAAAATGATGAAGAAATGTCATTGGAAGAGCTGCGGCCACACCTTAATCTAAAATGGTTGATTGTGTTTGGGTGCGGAAGACTCATGTTTCCAAGCTGGATTTCTTCCCTCACTAATTTGGTGAAACTTCGAATTGATAACTGCAAAAAATGCCAGCATTTTCCACCGTTGGATCGGTTCCCTTCACTTAAAACTTTGGGGATTTATAATTCAACTGATCTGGAGTACATAGAGAGTGGGATTAATTGCGACAATGCATTATTCTTCCCTTCCTTAGAGAAACTCTGGCTAGAAAATTGCCCAAATCTGAAGGGCTGGAGGAGGGATACATCCATGCCTCAGTTGCTACAATTTCACTGTCTTGATTATTTGGAAATCATGTCTTGCCCTAACCTCACTTCAATGCCTCTCATTCCATCTGTCCAAAAATTGGCATTCAAAAATGCCAGCAAGAAGTCATTGGAGGACATACTGAAGATGAAGATTTCGGTGTCACAATCTACCTCTTCTTGTGCTTCGATTTCCCCTTCTCAATTGACAAGTCTGCATATCGAGAATATTGAGGATCTAGAAGTTCTGCCAGAGGAGTTGCTAACAAATCTCATATCACTCCGACAACTTTATATTCGTTATTGTCCACGAATAACAAAGGTGTCTTCTGCTTTGCGGCATCTAACCTCCCTCGAGCATCTTGTCTTCTTGGCTTGTGAGGAGCTTGATTTATCTGATTCAGAGGATCATAGTGATATGCCGTGGCAGTACCTTAGAAGCCTCCAGGAGCTTCAATTGAGAAATTTGAACAAATTGGCGTCCCTCCCAAAGGGACTTCAACGTGTTCCCACTCTGCGCAGACTCCTAATCGAAAGTTGTCCTAATTTGATATCTTTACCGGAGTGGATGGGAAGCCTTACCGCATTACAAGCTTTTGGGATTCATGAATGTCCTCAACTGTCAGAAAGATGCAAAAGCAAAATGGGTGCTGATTGGCCCAAGATTGCTCACGTAccaaatattgatattgagagagGATGCATTCAAGTGGATGGCATATACAAACTATAA